A genomic segment from Candidatus Korarchaeum cryptofilum OPF8 encodes:
- a CDS encoding polyprenyl synthetase family protein yields the protein MEIERELKEAREWLDALMEKYFPRRINEEYLEWLMGKKSRGYDAITVEKAIFEPMWDLLSRGGKRWRPWLFLVLSRNLGVDLERYKELALIIELLHNGSLIADDIEDGAEVRRGDKAIHIKYGLDIAVNLSSAMYFLPLRILMEMNVDELKYRRLVNAYLEDMIRIHIGQATDIGWHRGLRDPETVGVEHYLEMCANKTGVLPRMAARFAAIAADLSEEEERRIGKFAESIGVAFQIQDDILNLRSAENLGKEFGEDIREGKITLMVIVTLSRAGEEERRRLKEILSMHTSDRELIKEAISIMERQGAIDYARDVARKIVMDSWEDIRDLLPENIYKDKIRELANFLIERSF from the coding sequence ATGGAAATCGAGAGGGAGCTCAAGGAGGCTAGGGAGTGGCTGGATGCCTTAATGGAAAAATACTTTCCCAGAAGGATCAATGAGGAATATTTGGAGTGGCTAATGGGGAAGAAGTCGCGTGGCTATGATGCTATAACTGTGGAAAAAGCTATATTTGAGCCCATGTGGGATCTACTATCTAGAGGGGGGAAGAGGTGGAGACCCTGGTTATTCCTAGTCCTCTCTAGGAACCTGGGCGTGGATCTGGAGAGGTATAAGGAGTTAGCTTTGATAATAGAGCTCCTCCACAATGGATCTCTGATAGCAGATGATATAGAGGATGGAGCTGAAGTCAGGAGAGGAGATAAAGCTATTCACATAAAATACGGATTGGACATAGCTGTGAACCTCTCCTCAGCTATGTACTTCCTCCCCTTGAGGATCTTGATGGAGATGAATGTGGATGAACTGAAGTACAGGAGGCTGGTTAACGCTTACCTAGAGGATATGATAAGGATACACATAGGGCAAGCTACTGATATAGGGTGGCACAGGGGCCTGAGGGACCCCGAGACGGTAGGCGTTGAGCATTACTTGGAGATGTGCGCTAATAAGACGGGAGTGCTCCCGAGGATGGCAGCGAGATTCGCAGCTATAGCTGCTGATCTCAGTGAGGAGGAAGAGAGGAGAATAGGGAAATTCGCGGAGTCGATAGGGGTAGCCTTTCAGATCCAAGATGACATATTGAATTTGAGGAGCGCTGAGAACCTGGGTAAGGAATTCGGTGAGGATATAAGGGAGGGGAAGATAACGCTCATGGTCATAGTTACACTCTCCAGAGCGGGTGAGGAAGAGAGGAGGAGGCTTAAAGAGATACTATCGATGCACACTAGCGATAGGGAGCTCATAAAGGAAGCCATATCTATAATGGAGAGGCAAGGAGCCATAGATTATGCGAGGGATGTGGCTAGGAAGATAGTCATGGACTCCTGGGAGGATATCAGAGATCTTCTGCCTGAAAATATTTATAAGGATAAGATAAGGGAGTTAGCTAACTTCTTGATTGAGAGGAGCTTTTGA